In a single window of the Gadus chalcogrammus isolate NIFS_2021 chromosome 20, NIFS_Gcha_1.0, whole genome shotgun sequence genome:
- the p2ry8 gene encoding P2Y purinoceptor 8 codes for MPDPLVFTMSPSANFTKLDNATLNLFQNYPASLTISLIYTVVTVVNLGGNGLSMWLLLFRTSPKTPSIIFMINLTLTDLSLGAALPFQIAYQLRGYDWTLGPGMCRFMTVAFFSNMYCSILTMTAIGVDRYLGILWPIRFREIRARKSIAVLACLLMWAVVLTVLYPLMTTDLTFHIPELGITTCFDVLKRDMLPSFDAWLCFIFSMLCVLFFLPFCITVYCYVSVIRKLAQDSKTVQKDRAMRLTATVLLVFVVCFAPNNVLLLAHTVRRFFYNDSLYMAYKLSLCLSCLNSCLDPFIYYFASKEFRHKLRQMLRLRSLSTSDIGRGTEHKESLFSAHQASDAQQTNTRGL; via the exons ATGCCTGATCCTCTGGTTTTCACCATGTCTCCAAGTGCCAACTTCACCAAACTGGACAACGCTACCCTCAACCTTTTCCAGAACTACCCCGCCAGCTTAACCATCTCCCTCATCTACACGGTGGTCACTGTGGTCAACCTGGGCGGAAATGGCCTCTCCATGTGGCTGCTGCTGTTCCGCACCTCGCCCAAGACCCCCTCCATCATCTTCATGATCAACCTGACCCTGACAGACCTGTCCCTGGGCGCCGCCCTGCCCTTCCAGATCGCCTACCAGCTCCGAGGATACGACTGGACACTGGGACCCGGCATGTGCAG GTTCATGACCGTCGCCTTCTTCTCCAACATGTACTGCTCAATCCTGACGATGACGGCCATCGGCGTCGACCGCTACCTGGGCATCCTCTGGCCCATCCGGTTCCGGGAGATCAGGGCGAGGAAGAGCATAGCGGTGTTGGCCTGCCTGCTCATGTGGGCGGTGGTGCTCACCGTGCTCTACCCTCTGATGACCACCGACCTCACCTTCCACATTCCCGAGTTGGGCATCACCACCTGCTTTGACGTGCTGAAGCGAGACATGTTGCCGTCGTTTGACGCCTGGCTCTGCTTCATCTTCTCCATGCTCTGCGTGCTCTTCTTCCTGCCGTTCTGCATCACCGTCTACTGCTACGTCAGCGTCATCCGCAAGCTGGCCCAGGACTCCAAGACGGTGCAGAAGGACCGGGCCATGCGGCTGACGGCCACCGTGCTGCTGGTCTTCGTCGTCTGCTTCGCCCCGAACAACGTGCTGCTACTGGCTCACACCGTGCGGAGGTTCTTCTATAATGACTCGCTGTACATGGCCTACAAGCTGTCGCTGTGCCTCAGCTGCCTCAACAGCTGCCTGGACCCCTTCATCTACTACTTTGCCTCCAAGGAGTTCAGGCACAAGCTGAGGCAAATGCTGAGGCTGAGGAGCCTGAGCACCTCGGACATCGGGAGGGGGACGGAGCACAAGGAGAGCTTGTTCTCGGCCCATCAAGCGTCTGACGCACAGCAGACAAACACGAGGGGTCTCTGA